One region of Salvia miltiorrhiza cultivar Shanhuang (shh) unplaced genomic scaffold, IMPLAD_Smil_shh original_scaffold_455, whole genome shotgun sequence genomic DNA includes:
- the LOC131004721 gene encoding CDPK-related protein kinase-like isoform X3: MMTTAVAIEDVRREVKILRALTGHRNLARFHEAFEDSDNVYIVMELCEGGELLDRILQRGGKFSEDYARTIIVQILNVVAFCHLQGVIHRDIKPENFLFSSKHEDSEIKAIDFGLSDIIRPDQKLNEIVGSAYYVAPEVLRRSYGTEADVWSIGVIAYILLCGSRPFWARTESGIFRAVLKACPRFDDDPWPSSSSESKDFVRCLLCKDPSRRITAAQALCHPWLRDHEKVQLQLDVHVFRPMRAYMRSSPLRRAALRALSKILTADELFFLEKQFALLCPDANEGITLETIKKALMRSATEVMKESRVLDFLEPLNALGYRKMHREEFCAAALSIHQLEIGDGWEERAQSAYEIFEKDGNRAILIQELASELGLSPSVPIHTVLQEYIRHSDGKLTLPGFIRLLHSLRPCSPAKTP, translated from the exons ATG ATGACGACGGCTGTTGCTATCGAAGATGTTAGGCGAGAGGTTAAAATATTGCGCGCCTTGACAGGACACCGGAATCTGGCACGATTTCACGAGGCATTTGAAGATTCCGACAACGTCTATATAGTGATGGA ATTGTGTGAAGGGGGAGAGCTCCTTGATAGGATACTTCAAAG AGGCGGGAAATTCTCCGAAGATTATGCAAGGACGATCATCGTACAGATTCTGAACGTCGTAGCATTCTGCCACCTCCAAGGAGTGATCCACCGCGATATTAAGCCGGAG AATTTCTTGTTCTCCTCCAAACATGAAGATTCTGAAATAAAAGCTATTGATTTTGGGTTATCAGATATCATCAGACCAG ATCAAAAGCTCAACGAGATAGTCGGAAGCGCCTACTACGTCGCGCCCGAAGTTCTACGGAGATCGTACGGCACAGAGGCCGATGTTTGGAGCATAGGCGTGATAGCATACATACTACTATGCGGCAGCCGCCCGTTCTGGGCTCGCACCGAGTCTGGCATTTTCCGAGCAGTTCTTAAAGCATGTCCACGTTTCGATGACGACCCTTGGCCTTCATCGTCGTCAGAGTCGAAGGATTTTGTAAGATGCCTGTTATGCAAAGATCCCAGCCGTCGAATAACTGCTGCTCAGGCTTTAT GTCATCCATGGCTCCGAGATCACGAGAAAGTGCAGCTCCAGCTCGACGTTCACGTGTTCAGACCCATGAGAGCGTATATGCGCTCGTCGCCTCTGCGTAGGGCTGCGCTGAGG GCGTTGTCGAAGATATTGACGGCAGACGAGCTCTTCTTCCTTGAGAAACAATTTGCATTGCTGTGTCCGGATGCAAATGAAGGCATAACTTTAGAGACCATAAAGAAG GCGTTGATGAGAAGCGCAACAGAGGTGATGAAGGAGTCCCGGGTTCTGGATTTCCTCGAGCCG CTAAACGCGCTTGGGTACAGAAAGATGCACCGTGAAGAGTTCTGCGCAGCTGCATTAAGCATCCATCAGCTGGAGATAGGCGATGGCTGGGAAGAACGAGCACAATCTGCGTATGAGATATTTGAGAAAGATGGAAACAGGGCTATTCTCATTCAAGAACTAGCATCC GAACTCGGGCTTAGTCCTTCGGTGCCAATCCACACAGTTCTGCAAGAGTATATAAGACACAGTGATGGGAAGCTGACCTTGCCAGGTTTCATAAGACTGTTGCACAGCCTACGCCCATGCTCACCTGCAAAGACACCGTAA
- the LOC131004721 gene encoding CDPK-related protein kinase-like isoform X4 has product MTTAVAIEDVRREVKILRALTGHRNLARFHEAFEDSDNVYIVMELCEGGELLDRILQRGGKFSEDYARTIIVQILNVVAFCHLQGVIHRDIKPENFLFSSKHEDSEIKAIDFGLSDIIRPDQKLNEIVGSAYYVAPEVLRRSYGTEADVWSIGVIAYILLCGSRPFWARTESGIFRAVLKACPRFDDDPWPSSSSESKDFVRCLLCKDPSRRITAAQALCHPWLRDHEKVQLQLDVHVFRPMRAYMRSSPLRRAALRALSKILTADELFFLEKQFALLCPDANEGITLETIKKALMRSATEVMKESRVLDFLEPLNALGYRKMHREEFCAAALSIHQLEIGDGWEERAQSAYEIFEKDGNRAILIQELASELGLSPSVPIHTVLQEYIRHSDGKLTLPGFIRLLHSLRPCSPAKTP; this is encoded by the exons ATGACGACGGCTGTTGCTATCGAAGATGTTAGGCGAGAGGTTAAAATATTGCGCGCCTTGACAGGACACCGGAATCTGGCACGATTTCACGAGGCATTTGAAGATTCCGACAACGTCTATATAGTGATGGA ATTGTGTGAAGGGGGAGAGCTCCTTGATAGGATACTTCAAAG AGGCGGGAAATTCTCCGAAGATTATGCAAGGACGATCATCGTACAGATTCTGAACGTCGTAGCATTCTGCCACCTCCAAGGAGTGATCCACCGCGATATTAAGCCGGAG AATTTCTTGTTCTCCTCCAAACATGAAGATTCTGAAATAAAAGCTATTGATTTTGGGTTATCAGATATCATCAGACCAG ATCAAAAGCTCAACGAGATAGTCGGAAGCGCCTACTACGTCGCGCCCGAAGTTCTACGGAGATCGTACGGCACAGAGGCCGATGTTTGGAGCATAGGCGTGATAGCATACATACTACTATGCGGCAGCCGCCCGTTCTGGGCTCGCACCGAGTCTGGCATTTTCCGAGCAGTTCTTAAAGCATGTCCACGTTTCGATGACGACCCTTGGCCTTCATCGTCGTCAGAGTCGAAGGATTTTGTAAGATGCCTGTTATGCAAAGATCCCAGCCGTCGAATAACTGCTGCTCAGGCTTTAT GTCATCCATGGCTCCGAGATCACGAGAAAGTGCAGCTCCAGCTCGACGTTCACGTGTTCAGACCCATGAGAGCGTATATGCGCTCGTCGCCTCTGCGTAGGGCTGCGCTGAGG GCGTTGTCGAAGATATTGACGGCAGACGAGCTCTTCTTCCTTGAGAAACAATTTGCATTGCTGTGTCCGGATGCAAATGAAGGCATAACTTTAGAGACCATAAAGAAG GCGTTGATGAGAAGCGCAACAGAGGTGATGAAGGAGTCCCGGGTTCTGGATTTCCTCGAGCCG CTAAACGCGCTTGGGTACAGAAAGATGCACCGTGAAGAGTTCTGCGCAGCTGCATTAAGCATCCATCAGCTGGAGATAGGCGATGGCTGGGAAGAACGAGCACAATCTGCGTATGAGATATTTGAGAAAGATGGAAACAGGGCTATTCTCATTCAAGAACTAGCATCC GAACTCGGGCTTAGTCCTTCGGTGCCAATCCACACAGTTCTGCAAGAGTATATAAGACACAGTGATGGGAAGCTGACCTTGCCAGGTTTCATAAGACTGTTGCACAGCCTACGCCCATGCTCACCTGCAAAGACACCGTAA
- the LOC131004722 gene encoding protein ALP1-like — protein sequence MDQSFLLMLSNLLHLHNYLDPTTSPLLSSTALSSSAADATSTSAAPLLFFTLASVLSYLASHPPSKKKPKTSSASPSSAAAKPPSEFSVAAFRALSTEHIWAMEAPLRDAQWRSLYGLSYPVFTTVVEKLKPYITQSQLSLPSDYAVAMVLSRLAHGLSLKTLASRYALEPYLISKITNMVTRLLATKLYPEFIKIPVARRRLVETTQGFQELTPLPNVCGAIDTTPVKLHKLSPDVINGSMYYCKYGFPSVLLQVVADHKKIFWDVCVKAPGGYDDADHFRDSLLYNKLISGDIVWDKAVSVKGQPVRPYIVGDWSFPLLSFLLTPFSYNRTGSPAQNAFDEALLKGRKAVEGAIGLLKGRWKIMQDLNVGLNHAPQTIVACCVLHNLCQVAREPEPELWKEPEESGQPPRLLENEKPCYYYGENLRQLLADDLYQRLSSR from the coding sequence ATGGATCAATCTTTCCTCCTGATGTTATCAAACCTCCTCCACCTCCACAATTACCTAGACCCCACCACCTCCCCCCTCCTCTCCTCCACCGCCCTCTCATCCTCCGCCGCCGATGCCACCTCCACATCCGCCGCGCCGCTCCTCTTCTTCACCCTCGCCTCCGTCCTCTCCTACCTCGCCTCCCACCCCCCGTCCAAAAAGAAGCCCAAGACCTCCTCCGCCTctccctcctccgccgccgcgaAACCCCCCTCCGAATTCTCCGTCGCCGCCTTCCGTGCCCTCTCCACCGAACACATCTGGGCAATGGAGGCCCCCCTCCGCGATGCCCAATGGCGATCCCTTTACGGCTTGTCCTACCCCGTCTTCACCACCGTCGTCGAGAAACTTAAACCCTACATCACCCAATCCCAGCTCTCCCTGCCCTCTGATTACGCCGTCGCCATGGTCCTCTCCCGCCTCGCCCACGGCCTCAGCCTCAAAACCCTAGCCTCCCGATACGCCCTCGAACCCTACCTAATTTCCAAAATCACAAACATGGTCACCCGCCTTCTCGCCACCAAGCTCTATCCGGAATTCATCAAAATCCCCGTGGCTCGCCGCCGCCTGGTCGAGACGACCCAGGGGTTTCAGGAGCTGACGCCGCTGCCAAATGTCTGCGGGGCCATTGATACAACCCCCGTCAAGCTCCACAAACTCAGCCCCGATGTGATCAACGGTTCCATGTATTATTGCAAATACGGATTCCCTTCAGTTCTGCTGCAGGTTGTCGCCGATCACAAGAAGATATTCTGGGATGTCTGCGTGAAAGCCCCCGGAGGCTACGACGATGCCGATCATTTTAGGGATAGTTTGCTGTATAACAAGCTGATTTCAGGCGACATTGTTTGGGATAAGGCGGTTAGTGTCAAGGGGCAGCCCGTGAGGCCGTATATAGTCGGGGACTGGAGCTTCCCGCTGCTCTCTTTCCTGCTGACGCCCTTCAGCTACAACAGGACGGGCAGCCCAGCCCAGAACGCGTTTGACGAGGCCTTGCTGAAAGGGCGGAAGGCTGTGGAGGGGGCGATTGGGTTGCTGAAGGGGAGGTGGAAGATTATGCAGGACTTGAATGTGGGATTGAATCACGCGCCTCAAACAATTGTTGCTTGCTGTGTGTTGCATAATCTGTGTCAGGTTGCGAGGGAGCCTGAGCCGGAGCTGTGGAAGGAGCCGGAGGAGAGTGGGCAGCCACCGAGGTTGCTGGAGAACGAGAAGCCATGCTATTACTATGGGGAGAACTTGAGGCAGCTTTTGGCCGATGATCTGTATCAACGACTCTCATCAAGATGA
- the LOC131004724 gene encoding zinc finger protein ZOP1 yields MTEFWVSQGNKWCDTCKIYISNNPASIRNHELGQRHKDSVTKRLNTMREDKAKKDKEQKQAAKVLEQIEAKAKRSYQKDLASFQEARESNAQALIGEDLETADGSSMPGEWEQDSSSGYYYNQTTGFHYDPNSGFYYSDSLGKWVPQEEALAAFRASPRSIKTRPNLGKPPSASENISSAGGSTSESGPPPGRLISTPLNPMRSVKGAKSSSVAVKRKRPDEKPKAVSKEEAAALKAREAARKRVEQREKPLLGLYRP; encoded by the exons ATGACAGAG TTTTGGGTCAGTCAGGGTAACAAGTGGTGTGACACCTGTAAGATTTACATTTCCAACAATCCCGCCAGCATAAGAAATCATGAGCTTGGCCAGCGGCACAAGGACAGTGTCACCAAGAGGCTTAATACTATGCGGGAAGATAAGGCAAAAAAAGATAAGGAACAAAAGCAAGCAGCTAAAGTCCTGGAACAGATAGAAGCC AAAGCCAAGCGCAGCTACCAGAAAGATTTAGCATCTTTTCAAGAGGCAAGGGAGTCCAATGCCCAGGCACTCATTGGTGAAGATCTAGAAACTGCTGATGGATCCAGTATGCCTGGAG AGTGGGAGCAAGACAGTTCATCAGGCTACTACTACAATCAAACAACTGGTTTTCACTATGATCCCAATTCTGGTTTCTACTATAGTGATTCTCTGG GTAAATGGGTGCCACAAGAAGAGGCACTTGCAGCATTTCGAGCTTCTCCAAGGTCTATCAAGACGAGACCTAACTTGGGAAAGCCACCATCAGCATCGGAGAATATATCAAGTGCTGGAGGCTCAACCTCTGAAAGTGGACCTCCACCCGGACGTTTGATTTCCACGCCACTCAATCCGATGAGATCTGTGAAAGGCGCTAAATCCTCCTCGGTTGCTGTCAAGAGAAAGCGACCAGATGAGAAGCCCAAAGCTGTGTCTAAAGAGGAAGCAGCTGCACTGAAGGCTAGGGAGGCTGCGAGGAAGAGAGTTGAACAGAGGGAGAAACCATTGCTCGGTCTGTACAGGCCCTGA